A single region of the Rathayibacter rathayi genome encodes:
- the glgA gene encoding glycogen synthase, with the protein MRVDLLTKEYPPEVYGGAGVHVAELTAALRRDLEVVVRCFGAAREEEGTFAYPVPAELAGANGALQTLGVDLQMAQDAAGADLVHSHTWYANAAGRLAQLLHGVPHAVSAHSLEPLRPWKAEQLGGGYRVSSWIEREAYENADAVIAVSGGMREDILRSYPALDPAKVHVVYNGIDLDAWRPVEDEAVLAELGIDPSRPSVVFVGRITRQKGLPYLLRAAATLPPEVQLVLCAGAPDTPEIMAEVTALVRTLQEERTGVVWIDRHLPRHQLSAVLTAATTFVCPSIYEPLGIVNLEAMACGAAVVGTATGGIPEVVVDGVTGRLVPIEQVTDGTGTPVDPERYVADLAAALAEVVADPEAAKRMGAAGRERAQSHFSWTQIARDTRAIYDSLV; encoded by the coding sequence GTGCGAGTCGATCTGCTGACCAAGGAATACCCGCCCGAGGTGTACGGGGGAGCCGGTGTCCATGTGGCCGAGCTCACCGCGGCACTGCGCCGAGACCTGGAGGTCGTGGTGCGTTGCTTCGGCGCGGCGCGCGAGGAGGAGGGGACGTTCGCCTACCCCGTCCCCGCCGAACTCGCCGGCGCGAACGGCGCGCTGCAGACTCTCGGAGTCGACCTGCAGATGGCGCAGGATGCGGCGGGGGCCGACCTCGTGCACTCCCATACTTGGTACGCCAATGCCGCCGGCCGTCTCGCTCAACTGCTGCACGGCGTCCCGCACGCGGTCTCGGCGCACAGCCTCGAACCGCTGCGTCCCTGGAAGGCCGAGCAGCTCGGCGGTGGCTACCGCGTCTCGAGCTGGATCGAGCGGGAAGCATATGAGAACGCCGACGCCGTGATCGCGGTGTCCGGCGGCATGCGCGAGGACATCCTTCGCTCGTACCCGGCGCTAGACCCCGCGAAGGTCCACGTCGTCTACAACGGTATTGATCTCGACGCCTGGCGCCCGGTCGAGGACGAGGCCGTCCTCGCCGAGTTGGGCATCGACCCCTCGCGCCCGTCCGTCGTCTTCGTCGGACGTATCACCCGGCAAAAGGGCCTGCCGTACCTGCTCCGTGCCGCGGCGACCCTCCCGCCCGAGGTGCAGCTCGTGCTCTGTGCCGGTGCCCCCGACACTCCCGAGATCATGGCCGAGGTCACCGCGCTGGTCCGCACTCTTCAGGAGGAGCGCACCGGCGTCGTCTGGATCGACCGGCACCTGCCGCGCCACCAACTCTCCGCGGTGCTGACCGCCGCGACCACGTTCGTCTGCCCCTCGATCTACGAGCCCCTTGGCATCGTCAACCTTGAGGCGATGGCGTGCGGTGCCGCCGTCGTCGGGACGGCGACCGGCGGCATCCCCGAGGTCGTCGTCGACGGGGTGACCGGCCGGCTCGTGCCGATCGAGCAGGTCACTGACGGCACCGGCACGCCCGTGGATCCGGAGCGCTACGTTGCGGATCTCGCCGCCGCTCTGGCCGAGGTCGTCGCCGACCCGGAGGCGGCGAAGCGGATGGGCGCTGCCGGTCGCGAGCGCGCGCAGAGCCACTTCAGTTGGACGCAGATCGCCCGGGATACGCGAGCGATCTACGACTCGCTCGTCTGA